A window from Zingiber officinale cultivar Zhangliang chromosome 7A, Zo_v1.1, whole genome shotgun sequence encodes these proteins:
- the LOC122002266 gene encoding UV-B-induced protein At3g17800, chloroplastic-like: MEAAASLRSPQILYRTRRFGPRYSIFGAHRMGFLSFESKPHLGFKGHIPIQLSNYGPQRLGARRSIVRAASSSFMEDSSRIAPLQLESPVGQFLSQILVNHPHLLPAAVEQQLEQLQTNREAEMNKEEPAPSGADIVLYRRIAEVKANDRERTLEEILYTLVIQKFVEADVSLVPAISQSDPSGRVDQWSSQDEKLEKLHSSEAYEMIKNHLALILGQRLGDSNSVAPISKLKVGQVYAASVMYGYFLKRVDQRFQLEKSMKILPWGSEEEESAIKQAILDESRPSAPIELTHPEASSWSSSSFNHDGFGNGMKSRRLRSYVMSFDSDTLQRYATIRSTEAFNIIDKHNEALFGRPEIVFTPEGTIDSSKDELIKISFAGLRRLILEAVTFGSFLWDVESYVDSRYHFVTN; encoded by the exons ATGGAAGCAGCAGCGAGCCTTCGATCTCCGCAGATCCTCTACAGAACTCGCCGATTTGGTCCGAGATACTCCATCTTCGGCGCCCATCGGATGGGTTTCCTCTCTTTCGAGTCCAAACCCCATCTCGGATTCAAG GGCCATATTCCGATCCAACTGTCGAACTATGGGCCACAACGATTAGGTGCACGGAGGAGTATTGTCAGGGCAGCATCGTCTTCTTTCATGGAGGATTCATCGCGAATTGCACCTCTCCAGCTGGAGTCTCCGGTTGGGCAATTCCTATCTCAGATCCTTGTCAACCATCCTCATCTCTTACCTGCTGCCGTCGAGCAGCAACTTGAGCAACTCCAGACCAATCGTGAGGCTGAGATGAACAAGGAGGAGCCTGCTCCTTCGGGGGCCGATATTGTTTTGTACCG gaGAATTGCTGAGGTCAAAGCTAATGATAGGGAAAGGACTCTTGAAGAGATATTATACACATTAGTTATCCAAAAGTTTGTTGAAGCTGATGTTTCCTTGGTTCCTGCAATATCGCAATCAGACCCTTCTGGCAGGGTTGACCAGTGGTCATCACAGGATGAAAAACTTGAAAAGCTACATTCTTCCGAAGCTTATGAAATGATTAAGAATCACTTAGCTCTTATACTGGGGCAGCGATTGGGTGACTCCAACTCTGTGGCGCCTATTAGCAAGCTTAAAGTTGGCCAAGTTTATGCTGCTTCTGTCATGTATGGCTACTTCCTCAAGAGAGTGGACCAAAGGTTCCAACTAGAGAAATCAATGAAGATTCTCCCTTGGGGTTCAGAGGAAGAGGAGAGTGCTATTAAACAAGCAATACTGGATGAGTCCAGACCATCTGCCCCAATAGAATTAACACATCCTGAGGCGTCGTCATGGTCTTCATCAAGCTTTAACCACGATGGGTTTGGGAATGGAATGAAATCCCGTCGTTTGcggtcatatgtcatgtcatttgATTCTGATACTCTTCAAAGATATGCTACAATTAGATCGACCGAAGCCTTTAACATTATTGATAAGCATAATGAGGCTCTATTTGGGAGGCCTGAGATTGTCTTCACACCAGAAGGAACTATTGATTCTTCAAAGGATGAGCTCATCAAGATCAGTTTTGCAGGTTTGAGGAGGCTTATCTTGGAGGCTGTCACTTTTGGTTCTTTCCTTTGGGATGTTGAAAGCTATGTAGATTCTAGGTATCATTTCGTGACTAACTAG